Genomic DNA from Sphingobium sp. V4:
CGCTGACCGGCGCGATCAGCGACTTTTTCGGCGGCATCGCCGATCTGGAGGCGCGACGCCTGCGCTTCATCGGCGACGCATCGGCGCGAATCGCCGAGGATCATCTGCGCATCCTGCGCTACTTCCGCTTCCTGGCGCGCTATGGCGACAACGAACTGGACAGCAGCGCCTACGATGCGTGCATCGCCGCCGCCAACAGCCTGATGGCCCTGTCGCGCGAGCGGATCGCAGACGAGATGCTCAAACTGCTGGGCGGGGCCGCGCCGGTCCATGCCCTGCGACTGATGGTCGAAGGCGGCATCTTGCGCCCCGTCCTGCCCGAAGTGGACAACGCCGGCGTTTGCCGGGTCGAAAGCCTGATCGCGCGGGAAGGTAAAGCCGCCATCGCGCCTTCCGCCCTCCGTCGCCTGGCCGCGCTGTTGCCGCCGGACCCGATGCAGGCGGACCAGGTGGGCGCTCGACTGAAACTGTCCAACAAGGCGCGCAAGCGGTTGATGGTAGCGCTGGAACCGGCGGTGGCCGGCGAAGCGCCTCGCGCGCTCGCCTATCGCATAGGCGTCGATGGGGCGACCGATAGGCTGCTGCTCGATGCCGGCCAGTCGCTGGACGCGCTGGCGGAGCTGAACGGTTGGACGCCCCCGGTGCTGCCGATCAGTGGCGGAGCCTTGATCGCGCGGGGGCTGGAACCCGGCCCCGATGTCGCCAAGGCGCTGCAGGAAGTGCAGAAACTGTGGGTCGCGGAAGATTTCCCCAACGCCGCGCGGGTCGCGGAACTGACGGATCAGATCGTCTCGAAATTCCAGCGCGCGCGCCAGTAATCATAGGCATCATTTTCACTCATCGGGCGCGCGAAATGGTAGCCCTGCCCCTGCCAGCAGCCCATCTTCTGGAGCGCGTGCGCCAGATCCTGCGTCTCGATTCCTTCGGCCGTGACCCGAAGGTTCAGCGATTCGGCCAGCGACAATATGGTTCGCACGATGACAGCCTTGTCCCGGTCCTCCAACATGGTCGACACGAAGCTGCGATCGATCTTGAGGATGTCGATCGGCAGGCTGTGCAGGCTCGCCAGGTTGGAAAAGCCGGTGCCGAAATCGTCCATCGCGATCGGCATCTGAAGATCCTTGAGCGCAAACAGCAATTTGCGAGCCTTGTCAGGGTCCGCGATGATCGCGCTTTCGGTGAGTTCGGCCGTGAGCCGGTTGCCGGTGACGCCCGAATAGCGCAGCGCCTCCTCGAACATCGAGGCCACATCGTCGCGCGCCATCTGGATCGGCGAAAGATTGACGTTCACCCCAACCGGGATCACCTGTCCGAATTTGGCATCCCAGCGCGACAGCGCCTGCGCGGCCTCATAGGCCGCCCAACGACCTAGCGACGTGATGAGGCCGCTTTCCTCGGCCACGGCGATGAACTCGGTCGGGGGCACCCGGCCCAGTTCATCATCGTCCCAGCGGGCCAGAGCCTCGAAACCGGTGATTTCGCCGGTCTGAAGATGGATGAGCGGCTGATAAGCCAGCGCCAGCCCACCTTGGGCCAGCGCGTCGCGCAGCCGGCTCTCGATCGAAAACCGCCGCTGCGCTTCTTTGAGCACGCCATTGCGGTAGATCTCGACCTTGCCGCTCCGCTTGGCGATCTTCACCGCCGCCTGCGCCTTGCGGACCACGTCATCGGGGTCCTCCTCCAGATTGATCGAAAGCGCGCAGCCGATCGCGCAATCCACCCTGATCTGGAGGCCGCTGAGCCGGATGGGCGAACTCAGCGCCTCCTTGATCCGCTGAACGATATGAAGAGCGTCAGACAGGCCATTGTTAAGACGAGCAAATATCGCAAAATCATTGCCACCGATACGCGCCAGGACGTCGCCCTGCCGCAATCCGGATTTCAGACGCTTGGCGACGGTAATCAGCAGTTCGTCGCCCGCCATCGGCCCCAGCGATTCATTCACCCGGCTGAACCGGCTGAGGTCGATGGCAATGATCCCGAACTGGGCGTGCTCCGGCCAGGCATTATTCCGGAGCCGGTCGTCGATTTCCTCGCCGAAGCCGGTGCGGTTAGGCAAGGCCGTCAATCCATCCGACAGCAGTTCGCGCCGCAGATTCTTCTCGATCGCCCGCTCGGTCGTTCGGTCGGTGATGGTCAGCAGGATCTTGTGCCCGTCCTCTCCATCAGCCGGCAGCCGCCCCAGGGTACACATGAAATATTCCGGCCCGAGCTTGCCATCGCGGCCCATCTCAAAGCTGAGCGCATCGTTCCCTGACGCCAGGAAGTCGGCGATGCGCCCGACCCATTCATCGGCTTCTTGCACCTTCCCGGCAGTCCGTTGCCGATAACGGACCAGCGCGTCGAGGAAGCGGCGATTGCCGGCGACAACCGACAGGTTGCCGTTTTCGAAATATAATATTCCCGCGGATTGCGGCAATGCTGCAAGCCATTGATCGGCTGTAATCCCCGGATCAAGATGCGCGTCATCGTCCCCGCACAGAGGCTTACTGCTGGTCTTGTTGACCGGCCAG
This window encodes:
- a CDS encoding CCA tRNA nucleotidyltransferase, which codes for MTVLLPDAEWQHRHGLDSLFTTLGAAEGKARLVGGAVRDGLLGLPVNDLDIATTLDPQEVIDRLKAAGVKAVPTGIDHGTITAVLPDGPVEITTLRRDVSTDGRRATIAYTDDWREDAARRDFTINALYADPLTGAISDFFGGIADLEARRLRFIGDASARIAEDHLRILRYFRFLARYGDNELDSSAYDACIAAANSLMALSRERIADEMLKLLGGAAPVHALRLMVEGGILRPVLPEVDNAGVCRVESLIAREGKAAIAPSALRRLAALLPPDPMQADQVGARLKLSNKARKRLMVALEPAVAGEAPRALAYRIGVDGATDRLLLDAGQSLDALAELNGWTPPVLPISGGALIARGLEPGPDVAKALQEVQKLWVAEDFPNAARVAELTDQIVSKFQRARQ
- a CDS encoding bifunctional diguanylate cyclase/phosphodiesterase: MESMSVRNWPVNKTSSKPLCGDDDAHLDPGITADQWLAALPQSAGILYFENGNLSVVAGNRRFLDALVRYRQRTAGKVQEADEWVGRIADFLASGNDALSFEMGRDGKLGPEYFMCTLGRLPADGEDGHKILLTITDRTTERAIEKNLRRELLSDGLTALPNRTGFGEEIDDRLRNNAWPEHAQFGIIAIDLSRFSRVNESLGPMAGDELLITVAKRLKSGLRQGDVLARIGGNDFAIFARLNNGLSDALHIVQRIKEALSSPIRLSGLQIRVDCAIGCALSINLEEDPDDVVRKAQAAVKIAKRSGKVEIYRNGVLKEAQRRFSIESRLRDALAQGGLALAYQPLIHLQTGEITGFEALARWDDDELGRVPPTEFIAVAEESGLITSLGRWAAYEAAQALSRWDAKFGQVIPVGVNVNLSPIQMARDDVASMFEEALRYSGVTGNRLTAELTESAIIADPDKARKLLFALKDLQMPIAMDDFGTGFSNLASLHSLPIDILKIDRSFVSTMLEDRDKAVIVRTILSLAESLNLRVTAEGIETQDLAHALQKMGCWQGQGYHFARPMSENDAYDYWRARWNFETI